From the Bacteroidia bacterium genome, one window contains:
- the polA gene encoding DNA polymerase I translates to MERLFLIDGMAIAYRAYFAFINRPLINSKGLNTSALFGFVSTLDKILSDEKPDHIAVVFDTKHPTFRHERYTEYKATREKMPEDMVEQLPWLKRIVEAYNIPCLELPGWEADDVIGTLARRGEQEGLECFLVTPDKDYMQLVTEQVKLFRPGKTADSYEIIDIEGVRDKFGVRPDQVIDVLGLMGDASDNIPGVKGVGEKTAIPLVQEYGSIPAIYDKLDSIPKAGLRQKLEDNKDMAMLSRELVTIDVHAPVEIDPHELRASPKNIALLRELFSELELKRHLQNLMEDASAPEGESSAAGAGIRTIASVEHDYIVINDDLALAAMVAEIAGHAEFCFDTETSGLDPLQSELVGLSFAVRPQHAWYVPANGALPIDRILDAVRPLFDGSRTLIGQNVKFDLLVLAAAGMEIAAPLFDTMLASYVIRPDGEHGMDALAFRYLEYQPVSIETLIGKGKGQLSMADVALDDIAEYAAEDADVTLQLAHALRRDVESTGQQALLSDIEFPLVHVLADMEFRGVRIDIDALGEISAEMEKQIDQTCGDIYYQAGEIFNIGSTKQLGQILFEKLKLPSGKKTKTGYSTDVSVLESLLGLHPIVEQILGYRQLTKLKSTYVDALPRMVNPRTGRVHTSYNQAVAATGRLSSTDPNLQNIPIRTERGREIRRAFVPADDAFVLLSADYSQIELRLAAEMSGDAGLMEAFASGEDIHSSTAMKLFDVPAGELTAEMRRRAKTVNFGILYGISAFGLAQRLGISNADAKDLIDRYFDRYPGINDYMARTIAFAKKHGYVETLRGRRRYIPDISSSNRNVRMFAERTAINAPIQGSAADMIKLAMIDLHRELRRRKSVSAMIMQVHDELVLEVPHAELDEVRELTLNIMKSAMQLQVPIEVDAGWGANWLEAH, encoded by the coding sequence ATGGAACGCCTTTTTCTCATCGACGGAATGGCCATCGCATACAGAGCGTACTTCGCCTTCATCAACCGGCCACTGATAAATTCAAAAGGATTGAACACCAGTGCCCTGTTCGGCTTCGTCAGCACACTGGATAAAATTCTCTCGGACGAAAAACCGGATCACATCGCGGTGGTGTTCGACACCAAACATCCGACCTTCCGGCATGAACGCTATACCGAGTACAAGGCGACACGCGAAAAAATGCCCGAGGACATGGTGGAGCAGCTCCCCTGGCTCAAACGCATCGTCGAGGCCTATAACATCCCCTGTCTGGAACTCCCCGGCTGGGAAGCGGACGACGTGATCGGCACTCTGGCCCGGCGCGGTGAACAGGAAGGTCTCGAATGCTTTCTCGTGACGCCGGATAAGGACTATATGCAACTCGTCACGGAGCAGGTGAAGTTGTTCCGGCCCGGCAAGACCGCGGATTCCTACGAGATCATCGACATCGAAGGTGTGCGGGATAAATTCGGCGTCCGCCCGGATCAGGTGATCGACGTGCTGGGACTGATGGGCGACGCCTCCGACAACATCCCCGGTGTTAAGGGTGTCGGAGAAAAAACCGCCATCCCCCTCGTGCAGGAATACGGATCCATTCCTGCGATCTATGACAAGCTCGACAGCATCCCCAAGGCAGGCCTCCGCCAAAAACTCGAGGATAACAAGGACATGGCCATGCTCTCCCGCGAGCTTGTCACCATCGATGTGCATGCACCCGTCGAAATCGATCCGCACGAGCTGCGCGCATCGCCGAAGAATATAGCGCTCCTGCGCGAATTGTTCTCCGAACTCGAACTGAAACGTCACCTGCAAAATCTGATGGAAGACGCAAGCGCCCCAGAAGGTGAATCGTCCGCCGCGGGAGCCGGCATCCGGACAATAGCATCCGTTGAGCATGATTACATCGTCATCAATGACGATCTGGCGCTTGCGGCGATGGTCGCGGAAATTGCCGGGCACGCCGAGTTCTGCTTCGATACGGAGACCAGCGGACTCGATCCCCTGCAATCCGAGCTCGTCGGACTGTCTTTCGCCGTTCGACCGCAGCATGCATGGTATGTTCCTGCAAATGGCGCACTGCCGATCGATCGCATTCTCGACGCCGTGCGACCTTTGTTCGACGGCTCCCGCACGCTCATCGGACAGAACGTGAAGTTCGATCTGCTCGTCCTCGCGGCCGCCGGTATGGAAATCGCCGCCCCGCTGTTCGACACCATGTTGGCATCCTATGTCATCCGCCCCGACGGCGAGCACGGCATGGACGCTCTCGCGTTCCGCTACCTCGAGTACCAACCGGTCTCAATCGAAACATTGATCGGCAAGGGGAAAGGACAGCTCTCCATGGCCGACGTAGCACTCGACGACATCGCGGAATATGCGGCGGAAGACGCCGACGTCACACTGCAGCTCGCCCACGCTCTGCGGCGCGACGTCGAAAGTACCGGACAGCAGGCATTGCTCAGCGACATCGAGTTCCCCCTCGTGCATGTGCTCGCCGATATGGAATTCCGCGGTGTGCGCATAGACATCGACGCGCTTGGCGAAATTTCCGCTGAAATGGAAAAACAGATCGATCAGACGTGCGGCGATATCTATTACCAGGCGGGAGAAATCTTCAACATCGGTTCGACGAAGCAGCTCGGCCAGATTCTGTTTGAAAAACTGAAGCTGCCTTCGGGAAAAAAAACCAAAACCGGGTATTCCACCGACGTATCGGTACTCGAATCCCTGCTCGGCCTCCACCCCATCGTGGAACAAATCCTCGGCTATCGGCAGCTCACCAAGCTGAAAAGCACGTATGTGGACGCCCTGCCCCGCATGGTCAATCCGCGCACGGGACGGGTGCATACGTCTTACAATCAGGCCGTTGCCGCAACGGGACGCCTCAGCTCCACCGATCCCAATCTGCAGAACATCCCCATACGCACCGAACGCGGACGGGAGATTCGCCGGGCTTTCGTGCCGGCCGACGACGCGTTTGTCCTCTTGTCGGCGGACTATTCTCAGATAGAACTGCGTCTCGCCGCAGAGATGTCCGGCGACGCCGGCCTTATGGAGGCCTTCGCAAGCGGCGAGGACATTCACAGCAGTACGGCGATGAAGCTCTTCGATGTGCCTGCCGGAGAACTGACCGCCGAGATGCGGCGCCGCGCCAAGACGGTGAACTTCGGCATTCTCTACGGCATCAGCGCCTTCGGCCTCGCACAGCGCCTCGGCATCTCCAACGCGGATGCAAAGGATCTGATTGACCGCTACTTCGACCGCTATCCCGGCATCAACGACTACATGGCGCGCACCATCGCCTTCGCCAAAAAACACGGCTATGTCGAGACGCTGCGCGGTCGCCGCCGCTACATCCCCGACATCTCCAGCAGCAACCGCAACGTGCGCATGTTCGCCGAGCGCACCGCCATCAACGCCCCCATTCAGGGCAGCGCGGCGGACATGATCAAACTGGCCATGATTGATTTGCACCGCGAACTCCGCCGCCGCAAATCCGTCTCGGCCATGATCATGCAGGTCCATGACGAACTGGTTCTGGAAGTGCCTCACGCCGAGTTGGACGAAGTGCGTGAACTCACACTGAACATCATGAAATCCGCCATGCAGCTTCAGGTCCCCATCGAGGTCGACGCCGGCTGGGGAGCGAACTGGCTGGAAGCTCATTGA